A portion of the Calliphora vicina chromosome 5, idCalVici1.1, whole genome shotgun sequence genome contains these proteins:
- the LOC135960678 gene encoding uncharacterized protein LOC135960678, which translates to MSGKSYQDLAAMKKLLTSWQVLILYDAFKEEDISINELKILEFRHIHNLLNNYKTGVRIRFEYHFNNWRNTIGLPLKPDICCCRYKTNQDNNNSFMECHNMENSITNTTTNTDDFHNDAKRKRHNHNVTEDLSYFNESQPQLSPQSAKSDNSESEMIDNSPAPAIRCETPNLQSNKTDDEEEMDNLNILVDLISSSVKETKPKFPSKQILDRSPVNLAQILQSSGTRGLSIVNFYKKKKHLTNVHRTQLIQTIVDFFDENDIHLSLNMSHNLESEIMKMFPTETMEYYRTEKRGKIYVKFSNMKRYKRERNNKVNSEIENISRRTRQSHTNDDNVQSIDENGVEQDVNNYEGWPIIAEPEVIVKEENFVEYDENLE; encoded by the exons ATGAGTGGTAAAAGCTATCAGGATTTGGCAGCAATGAAGAAATTATTAACTTCTTGGCAGGTTCTCATACTCTACGATGCGTTTAAAG AAGAAGATATTTCCATCAATGAACTTAAAATACTGGAATTTAGACAcatacataatttattaaacaattacaaAACGGGTGTTAGAATTCGATTTGAATATCACTTTAATAATTGGCGCAATACAATTGGATTACCCTTAAAACCTGATATCTGTTGTTGCCGTTATAAAACAAACCaagataataataatagtttCATGGAATGTCACAACATGGAAAACTCAATAACAAATACTACTACTAATACTGATGATTTTCATAATGATGCTAAAAGAAAACGACACAATCACAATGTGACAGAAGATCtttcatattttaatgaatCTCAGCCACAATTATCACCACAATCTGCAAAATCGGATAATTCGGAATCGGAAATGATAGACAATTCACCTGCACCAGCAATAAGATGTGAAACACCCAACCTACAATCGAATAAAACTGATGACGAAGAAGAAATGGACAATTTAAACATATTAGTCGATCTTATATCAAGCTCTGTAAAGGAAACAAAGCCAAAATTTCCTTCAAAACAGATACTTGATAGAAGCCCCGTTAATTTAGCACAAATTTTACAATCGTCTGGCACACGTGGCCTCTCTATTGTAAATTTCTACAAGAAAAAGAAACATTTAACAAACGTCCATCGTACCCAACTAATACAGACTATTGTAGATTTTTTCGATGAAAATGATATTCATTTGTCGCTGAATATGAGTCACAATCTGGAATccgaaataatgaaaatgtttccAACGGAAACAATGGAATACTATCGCACGGAAAAACGtggcaaaatttatgtgaaattttCCAATATGAAACGTTACAAACGTGAACGCAACAATAAAGTGAATTCTGAAATAGAAAACATAAGTCGTCGTACTCGTCAATCACATACCAATGATGACAATGTGCAGTCGATAGATGAGAATGGTGTAGAACAGGATGTAAACAACTATGAGGGATGGCCCATAATTGCTGAACCAGAAGTTATAGTAAAAGaggaaaattttgttgaatacGACGAAAATTTGgaatga